From Vicinamibacterales bacterium, the proteins below share one genomic window:
- a CDS encoding L,D-transpeptidase family protein: MRSTRLAAAAIAAALIAGCGDRGKRADEGAAGTSGSDPRTVTSVLAEGTPAFVGRDAEGGRLWKLTRQFYQKRGDAFAWIEDRKPRREMDELIAVLQAADREGLDPALYNVQLLTSRRQEAGRGFLTTKGFDEAEAADLDVWLTYLYLRYASDVTNGIAGLSHADPSWKLRDKRTDPGPLLEKALAEHRVGQSLQELTPAHQQYTRLREALAKYRDIAQRGGWPLVPQDIKLKPGQRHPHVLALARRLAATGDYAGPVREDDPNPEYGADLQEAVKRFQRRHGLEPDAVVGRAAAAQMNVPADARVQQIALNLERWRWLPRELGDRHILVNLPEYRLEVWENGQVPLSMRVVVGKKDTPTPIFADDMTYVVFSPYWNVPSGIARNETVPSALRDPAFLQRTNMEVLDKRGEVVDPSSIDLASVGEYRFRQRPGSSNSLGLVKFMFPNQFNVYLHDTPADSLFARATRSFSHGCVRVEQPQKLAEYVLGDQPDWTPERIAEAMHAGTERSVKLRRPLPVYLGYWTARVSADGILQFRDDIYGIDARQTTLLAKTIEQLKLRAAAAAMTYDRGNRSSPAADRSQLASIAMRQR, from the coding sequence ATGCGAAGCACACGGCTCGCGGCGGCAGCGATCGCCGCCGCGCTGATCGCCGGCTGCGGCGATCGCGGCAAACGCGCGGACGAGGGCGCCGCCGGAACGTCCGGGAGCGACCCGAGGACGGTGACGTCCGTGCTCGCCGAAGGTACGCCGGCGTTCGTCGGGCGCGACGCCGAAGGCGGACGGCTCTGGAAGCTCACGCGTCAGTTCTATCAGAAACGCGGCGACGCCTTCGCGTGGATCGAGGATCGCAAACCTCGGCGCGAGATGGATGAACTGATCGCGGTCCTGCAGGCGGCGGACCGCGAAGGACTCGATCCGGCGCTGTACAACGTGCAGCTGCTCACGTCACGGCGGCAGGAGGCGGGCCGCGGCTTTCTCACCACCAAGGGCTTCGACGAAGCCGAGGCCGCCGATCTGGACGTCTGGCTGACGTACCTCTACCTGCGCTACGCCTCGGACGTCACCAACGGGATCGCGGGCCTGTCGCACGCCGATCCGAGCTGGAAGCTGCGCGACAAGCGCACCGATCCGGGTCCGCTGCTCGAGAAGGCGCTCGCCGAGCATCGCGTCGGGCAGTCGCTCCAGGAACTGACGCCGGCGCATCAGCAGTACACGCGGCTGCGCGAGGCGCTGGCGAAGTACCGCGACATCGCGCAGCGCGGCGGCTGGCCGTTGGTGCCGCAGGACATCAAACTGAAGCCGGGCCAGCGTCATCCTCACGTGCTGGCACTCGCGCGGCGGCTGGCCGCGACGGGGGACTACGCCGGGCCGGTTCGGGAGGACGATCCGAACCCGGAATACGGCGCCGACCTGCAGGAGGCGGTGAAGCGGTTCCAGCGGCGCCACGGCCTCGAGCCCGACGCCGTCGTCGGCCGCGCCGCCGCGGCGCAGATGAACGTGCCGGCGGACGCGCGCGTGCAGCAGATCGCGCTGAATCTCGAGCGCTGGCGCTGGCTGCCGCGCGAGCTCGGCGATCGGCACATCCTCGTCAACCTGCCCGAGTACCGGCTGGAGGTGTGGGAGAACGGCCAGGTGCCGCTGTCGATGCGGGTGGTCGTCGGCAAGAAGGACACGCCGACGCCGATCTTTGCGGACGACATGACCTACGTCGTGTTCTCGCCGTACTGGAACGTCCCGTCCGGGATCGCCAGGAACGAGACGGTGCCGTCGGCGCTGCGCGATCCGGCGTTTCTCCAGCGCACGAACATGGAAGTCCTCGACAAGCGCGGCGAGGTCGTCGATCCGTCGTCGATCGATCTCGCGTCGGTGGGCGAATACCGGTTCCGGCAGCGGCCGGGCTCCTCGAATTCGCTCGGCCTGGTGAAGTTCATGTTCCCGAACCAGTTCAACGTGTACCTGCACGACACGCCGGCGGACTCGCTGTTCGCGCGCGCGACGCGGTCGTTCAGCCATGGCTGCGTGCGCGTGGAACAGCCGCAGAAGCTCGCGGAGTACGTGCTCGGCGACCAGCCCGACTGGACGCCCGAGCGCATCGCCGAGGCGATGCACGCGGGAACCGAGAGGTCGGTGAAGCTGCGGCGGCCGCTGCCGGTGTATCTCGGCTACTGGACCGCCCGCGTCTCCGCCGACGGCATCCTGCAGTTCCGCGACGACATCTACGGCATCGACGCGCGCCAGACGACGCTGCTGGCGAAGACCATCGAGCAGTTGAAACTGCGAGCCGCGGCGGCGGCTATGACTTACGACAGAGGGAATCGATCGTCGCCAGCAGCCGATCGAAGTCAACTGGCTTCGATAGCCATGCGTCAGCGGTGA
- a CDS encoding response regulator: MASVMIVEDDRDTREMLGRFLELEGFEVHTAANGQIALEALREVGSVPSVILLDLMMPVMNGWQFRERQARDPRFSQIPVVVVTAAGPREDIPQITADAWLSKPVDFDRLLATIDSLCRKS, translated from the coding sequence ATGGCGTCGGTGATGATCGTCGAGGACGATCGCGATACGCGGGAGATGCTCGGGCGATTTCTCGAACTCGAAGGGTTCGAGGTGCACACCGCGGCGAACGGGCAGATCGCGCTCGAGGCGCTGCGCGAAGTGGGCAGCGTGCCGAGCGTCATTCTCCTGGACCTGATGATGCCGGTGATGAACGGCTGGCAGTTCCGCGAGCGCCAGGCGCGCGACCCGCGCTTCTCGCAGATTCCCGTCGTGGTGGTCACCGCCGCCGGCCCGCGCGAGGATATCCCGCAGATCACCGCTGACGCATGGCTATCGAAGCCAGTTGACTTCGATCGGCTGCTGGCGACGATCGATTCCCTCTGTCGTAAGTCATAG
- a CDS encoding response regulator — MPDRPVVLLVEDDPEGRLMYAEWLQQSGFHVEQAHNGLQALERAFDLLPDAILTDLNIPGIDGYELTRRLKTDPRTQHIPILAVTGYAPFTNDPSRADRAGCDAILPKPCLPDDLEATLTGLITQARGRRTA; from the coding sequence GTGCCCGACCGCCCTGTCGTGCTGCTGGTGGAAGACGACCCGGAGGGCCGTCTCATGTACGCGGAGTGGTTGCAGCAATCCGGGTTTCACGTCGAGCAGGCGCACAACGGCCTGCAGGCGCTCGAGCGCGCCTTCGACCTGCTGCCGGACGCCATCCTCACAGACTTGAACATTCCGGGGATCGACGGGTACGAGCTGACGCGCCGGTTGAAAACCGATCCGCGCACCCAGCACATTCCGATTCTGGCCGTGACCGGCTATGCGCCGTTCACCAACGACCCGTCGCGCGCCGATCGCGCCGGCTGCGACGCGATCCTGCCGAAGCCGTGTCTCCCGGACGATCTCGAGGCCACGCTCACCGGCCTGATCACGCAGGCGCGGGGCCGGCGGACCGCTTGA